One window from the genome of Gammaproteobacteria bacterium encodes:
- a CDS encoding SDR family NAD(P)-dependent oxidoreductase, whose translation MDINQTVAMITGGASGMGRASAELLISLGAKVAILDINQAVCEETANKIGAIPFTCDVTQAESVENVIKAIEKQLGTPRICINCAGVVHGRRMVNQQGPMPLDEFRKIIEINLIGSFNVMRLIANAMTQLSPLADEERGVIINTASVAAFEGQIGQTAYSASKGGIVGLTLPAARELAQFGIRVMTIAPGLVDTPMFEKISPEARASLAASVPFPKRLAKPQEYALLAKAIIENPMLNGNVIRLDGALRMAPK comes from the coding sequence ATGGATATTAATCAAACCGTCGCAATGATCACGGGTGGCGCATCGGGAATGGGCCGTGCTTCAGCTGAATTACTTATTTCATTGGGCGCCAAAGTCGCCATTTTAGATATTAATCAAGCAGTCTGTGAAGAAACTGCAAATAAAATTGGTGCCATCCCTTTTACGTGTGATGTTACGCAAGCTGAGAGCGTCGAAAATGTGATTAAAGCCATCGAAAAGCAACTTGGCACCCCGAGGATTTGCATTAACTGCGCAGGGGTTGTCCATGGCAGACGCATGGTGAACCAACAAGGCCCTATGCCGCTTGATGAATTTCGTAAAATTATTGAAATTAATTTAATTGGTTCCTTTAATGTCATGCGACTCATTGCTAATGCCATGACGCAACTTTCACCCCTTGCCGACGAAGAACGCGGCGTTATCATCAATACTGCATCCGTCGCAGCATTTGAAGGACAGATTGGCCAAACAGCTTATAGCGCATCAAAGGGCGGTATTGTAGGACTTACTTTGCCTGCTGCGCGTGAATTAGCCCAATTTGGTATTCGAGTTATGACCATTGCCCCGGGCCTGGTCGACACTCCGATGTTTGAAAAAATTTCACCTGAAGCGCGCGCCTCACTTGCTGCCAGTGTGCCTTTTCCCAAACGTTTAGCAAAACCGCAAGAATATGCATTATTAGCTAAAGCAATCATTGAAAATCCAATGCTAAATGGGAATGTAATTCGATT
- a CDS encoding electron transfer flavoprotein subunit beta/FixA family protein — protein MKIIVGVKRVVDYKTTVRIKSDGSDVETSTVKMSMNPFDEIAVEEAIRLKEKGIASEVIVVSIGKSTHQETLRHALAMGCDRAILMTTELSIQPLACAKIFQHLAQTESPSLIILGKQAIDTDDNQVGQMLAGLLHWPQGTFASNLAFHDNGVSVTREIDGGLETLFLNLPAVITTDLRLNEPRYLSLPNIVKAKAKPLNLIAADTLGLDLQPHIELLSVSAPSKKRNGVKLNSVQELITRLKDEAQVI, from the coding sequence ATGAAAATTATTGTAGGTGTAAAAAGAGTCGTTGATTATAAAACAACGGTTCGTATTAAATCTGATGGCTCAGATGTTGAAACATCGACCGTTAAAATGTCGATGAATCCTTTTGATGAAATTGCTGTAGAAGAAGCAATACGATTAAAGGAAAAAGGTATTGCATCCGAAGTTATTGTCGTTTCTATTGGAAAATCAACCCATCAGGAAACATTACGACATGCGCTTGCCATGGGCTGTGATCGAGCCATATTAATGACTACAGAACTTTCAATCCAACCCTTAGCTTGTGCTAAGATTTTTCAACACTTAGCCCAAACAGAATCGCCCTCTCTGATTATTTTGGGTAAACAAGCGATTGATACTGATGATAATCAAGTGGGCCAAATGTTGGCCGGTTTACTTCATTGGCCACAAGGTACTTTTGCATCAAATCTTGCTTTCCATGATAATGGTGTCAGCGTGACGCGAGAGATTGATGGGGGTTTGGAAACACTTTTTCTTAATTTGCCAGCCGTTATTACCACGGATTTACGTTTAAATGAGCCCCGTTACCTTTCTCTTCCTAATATCGTGAAAGCTAAAGCTAAGCCTTTAAACCTGATTGCCGCAGATACGCTGGGCCTCGATTTACAACCCCATATTGAATTGTTATCGGTTAGTGCACCCTCAAAGAAACGCAATGGTGTGAAACTTAATTCAGTTCAAGAATTAATAACCCGGT